Proteins from a single region of Flavobacterium sp. YJ01:
- a CDS encoding SOS response-associated peptidase translates to MCYYTQQSAAIENVKRRFNAEVDNEETYLQSDFINGFAHPTIPIILNSSPHLITTDYTWGLLPSWAKDIEFRKNTLNARIETINEKASFKNITHNRCLIIATAYYEWHWNDAKGSSKDKYQINSQDDEIFTFAGLYSSWTDPVTEEIKNTYTMVTTQANQTMRYIHNHKMRMPIMLKRQDESAWLDQSVKIEDFAYPYEGNLIAFPTK, encoded by the coding sequence ATGTGTTATTATACCCAGCAGTCAGCAGCAATTGAGAATGTGAAGCGCCGCTTTAATGCAGAAGTGGACAACGAGGAAACGTATCTCCAGTCGGATTTTATCAACGGTTTTGCGCACCCTACCATTCCTATTATTCTTAATTCATCGCCCCATTTAATTACCACCGATTACACTTGGGGTCTTCTGCCGTCATGGGCAAAAGATATCGAATTCAGAAAAAACACGCTCAATGCAAGGATTGAAACCATTAATGAAAAAGCGTCTTTCAAAAATATTACCCACAACCGCTGTCTCATAATTGCAACTGCCTACTACGAATGGCACTGGAATGATGCAAAAGGCAGCAGTAAGGACAAATATCAGATCAATTCACAGGATGATGAAATCTTCACCTTTGCAGGTTTATATTCCTCATGGACAGATCCCGTTACAGAGGAGATCAAAAATACATATACAATGGTTACAACACAAGCGAACCAGACAATGCGCTACATCCACAATCATAAGATGCGCATGCCCATTATGCTCAAAAGGCAGGATGAATCGGCATGGCTGGACCAGTCGGTTAAAATAGAAGATTTTGCCTATCCGTATGAAGGGAATCTCATTGCATTTCCAACTAAATAA